The Mesorhizobium loti DNA segment CACGATGGCGATGCCCGGCAGGTTGCTGCTCTTGGCCGTCGCGGCCGGCTTCAGGTTTCGAGCCTTGGGCGCGGGCTCGGCCGAAGCGGTCTCGACATCCGCGCTGTCGTCGGCTTCATCGGAGCCGCCGCCGAAGAGAGCAGACAGGAACCCACCCGACTTCTTACCGCCGCCGACACTGGCCATCTCGACATTGGGCGTGCCCGAACCCTTGCGGGCCTTGTAGGAGGCGAGCGCCTGTTCATATCCGGGCAGCGGCCGGCCGTCGCTCGGCACATGCAGCGTCTTGCCATTGGGGAACAGGCTGACCAGTTCCTGGCGGCTGATACCGGGCCAGTGGCGGACATTGCCGACATCCATATGCACGAAAGGCGAACCGGAGGTCGGATAGTAGCCGACGCCACCGCCCTGCATCTTCAGGCCGATATTGCGCAGCTTCTTCAGCGGCACGCCGGGAATATAGAAATCCATCGCCTTGCCGAGCATATGCTGGCTCTTCTCGGCGACACCCCGGCTGCGGCTGCGCAGCATCGAGTTGGTCGCCGGCGAACGATAACCGCAGACGACCTGGATATAGTCGCTAGAGCCGCTTTCGCGATAGGCCTCCCAGACCAGGTCCAGCAGGCGCGGATCCATCTTGGTCGGCTCGTTGCGGCGCCAGTCGCGCAGGATGATGTTGATCTTGCGCAGGCCTTCCGGGTCGTAGCGGCCATTGCGCTTGTAGACGATCTCCGCCTTCTCATGCGTGTGGAGGTGGTAGAGCTTCAGCGAACGAACTTCGGCCTGGGCGCCGGTGGCGGCCGCGGCAACAAAACCAAAAGCGACAATCATCGCTGCCAGCCATCTCGGCCAGACGCTCAAATGATCATGACGCCCGTTTCTGAGTCGTTCGATTCTGTTCAAATCAAAAGGCCTTGCAGGCTGCCGTTTGTCCCCGGATTTGCCCAAACGGATGTGTCGTTTTCACATCCGAATATCGATCCTAATGGTTAATCATCACTTATTGAAGCCGAAATGCGGTAACACCATGGCGATATCCCGTCAAAAATTGTTCACAAGATTTCTTGGTAAACCGCTGGTTTAGATCAGGATTCCGGCTTTGGCCGAACACGATCTGTTACCGTTAGCCTTAATGCGTGAACAGAGCTGTCCACAGGCTTGCCATATTCCAGCCAAAACCCCGATACAGGGCCAAATCTAGCATGGCAAGCTGGTCCCGGCCTTGCGCCTCAGGAGGCGAGACGATCGACGCGGCCGGTTTCCGGGTCGATGCCGTATTCCTTGAGCTTGCGGTAAAGCGTCGAGCGGCCGATGCCGAGGCGGCGCGCGACTTCGCTCATCTGGCCGTTGTAGTGGTCGATGGCGAGCTTGATCATCTCGAGTTCGACATCGGCCAGCGCCCGTACATTGCCGCGTTCGTCGAGCGCCCGCAGCGTACCGAATCTGGGCTGAAGCACGGCCGGCCGATCCGGCTCGGCCGTCGAGGTGGAATCGCCGGCCGGAACCTCCTCATCGCGCGGTCCTGGAGGCGATGAAAGGTGCGGTGCCGTGTCGTCCGTTTCGAGATTGACGGTGCCTTCCACCTGCGCCCGGATCTGCGGGAAATCATCGACATCGAGCACGTCGCCGTCACACAGCACCGAGGCGCGGAAGACAGCGTTTTCGAGCTGCCTGATGTTGCCGGGCCAGTCATAGGCCTGCAGCACGGCAAGGGCTGCCGCCGAAATGCCTTGCAGGCGGTGGCGCGGGTCGGCGGGCGCCACCTTTTCCATGAAGTGCGTGACCAGATGCGGAATGTCGTCGCGGCGGTCGCGCAGCGGCGGCACGAAGATCGGATAGACGTTGAGCCGGTAGAACAGGTCCTCGCGGAACTTGCCGTCCTTGACCTGCTGCAAGAGGTTGCGGTGCGTCGCCGAGATCAGCCTGATGTCGACCCTGACGGTGGCACGGCCACCGACCGGATCGACCTCGCCGTCCTGCACGGCGCGCAACAGCTTGACCTGTACGTCGAGCGGCAGGTCGCCGATCTCGTCGAGGAACAGCGTGCCCGAATGCGCTTCGACGAACTTGCCGGTGTGCTTGTCGGTGGCGCCGGTGAACGAGCCCTTCTCGTGGCCGAACAGGATCGATTCGACCAGATTGTCGGGAATGGCGCCGCAATTGACGGTGACGAACGGTTTCGAGCGGCGGTCGCCGGTGCCCTGAATGGCGCGCGCCACCAGTTCCTTGCCGACGCCGGATTCGCCTTCGATCAGGATCGGGATGTTGGAGGCCGCCGCCTTCTGGCCAAGGCGGATCACCCTGTCCATGGCCGGACTGTGGGTGATCATATCCTTGAAGGTCAAAAGGCCGCCGCGCTTGCGCGACGTGCGCTTGACCTCGCCCTCGACCGCCTCGACCTTGAGCGCGTTGGCGATCGACGCCTGCAGCCTGTCGGGCGAAGCCGGCTTGACGACGAAATCGAAGGCGCCGTGGCGCATCGCCGAAACGACGGTTTCGATGCCACCCTGGGCGGTCTGAACGATAACCGGAACGGTGATGTCGCGTTCGCGCATCGCCTTCAGCACGCCGATACCGTCGACACCAGGCATCACTAGGTCGAGGATGACCACGCAGACGTCGCGGGCGCCAGGCCCGTCGAGCACGTCGAGGCCGGCGGCACCACCGTCGACGACAATTGCCGTGTGGCCGAAGCGTGTCACCGCCGCCTCGAGCAGCCGGCGCTGCACGGGATCGTCATCGACTATGAGTATGGAACCTGTCATGACTTTCTGAATCGCCCGCTCGAAATCCCCATGGATCATCTTGGCACAGGGTTCTAAATAAGGTTTCAAAAAACCCGGTGAACGAATTGCTTAGGATTTGACCGGCTTCTCTGTTCCCCCTGATTCTGCTGCTTGATTCTGACCCCATAGTTCACAGAAGGTATTGTCGATGCGCATGATGTTTGGTCGGCGGCTTGCGGCACCAGCGTCCGGTCAGGGCGCGGCCGAGCTTGGCGATCTGCCGGAATGGAACCTTGCCGACCTCTATGCCGGCATGGAAGCCCCGGAACTGAAGCGTGACATCGCCAGGGCCGCCGCCGACGCGATCGCTTTCGAGACCCGCTGGAAGGGCACGCTCGCCGCCGAGGCCGGGCGCGGCAGCACCGGCAGGCTTGGCGAGGCGCTGGTCGCCTACGAGGCGCTGGAGGAACTGATCGGCCGCATCGTCTCCTATGCCGGCCTGGTCTACGCCGGCAACACCGCCGATCCGCAACGCGCCAAGCTCTATGGCGACATCCAGGAGAAGATGACCGACGCCAGCGCGCACCTTCTGTTCTTCGCGCTCGAACTGAACCTGATCGAGGACGCCGCGATCGAAAGTGCGCTGGCCGCCGATTCCGCGTTCGGCCACTACCGGCCCTGGGTGCTCGACCTCAGAATGGACAAGCCCTACCAGCTCGAGGACCGCGTCGAGCAGCTTTTCCACGAGAAGTCGATCACCGGACGCGGCGCCTGGAACCGCTTGTTCGACGAGACGATGACCGACCTTCGCTTCGACGTCGATGGCGAGGAATTGACGCTCGAGCCGGCCCTCAACCGCCTGCAGGATGCCGATGGCGAGGTGCGCCGCCGCGCCTCCGAGGCGCTGGCCGCGACCTTCCGCAAGAGCCTGCGCACCTTCACGCTGATCACCAACACGCTAGCCAAGGACAAGGAAATTTCCGACCGCTGGCGCGGCTTCGAGGACATCGCCGATTCC contains these protein-coding regions:
- a CDS encoding response regulatory protein, which codes for MIHGDFERAIQKVMTGSILIVDDDPVQRRLLEAAVTRFGHTAIVVDGGAAGLDVLDGPGARDVCVVILDLVMPGVDGIGVLKAMRERDITVPVIVQTAQGGIETVVSAMRHGAFDFVVKPASPDRLQASIANALKVEAVEGEVKRTSRKRGGLLTFKDMITHSPAMDRVIRLGQKAAASNIPILIEGESGVGKELVARAIQGTGDRRSKPFVTVNCGAIPDNLVESILFGHEKGSFTGATDKHTGKFVEAHSGTLFLDEIGDLPLDVQVKLLRAVQDGEVDPVGGRATVRVDIRLISATHRNLLQQVKDGKFREDLFYRLNVYPIFVPPLRDRRDDIPHLVTHFMEKVAPADPRHRLQGISAAALAVLQAYDWPGNIRQLENAVFRASVLCDGDVLDVDDFPQIRAQVEGTVNLETDDTAPHLSSPPGPRDEEVPAGDSTSTAEPDRPAVLQPRFGTLRALDERGNVRALADVELEMIKLAIDHYNGQMSEVARRLGIGRSTLYRKLKEYGIDPETGRVDRLAS